The sequence GTCCAAGCACTTGGACCCTGGGAAGGCAGTCCTCGTGAGATATGAAGCGGTTCGTGCGACGTGGTCAGGTACTCTCTACGATCAATGGACCTGGCCACGCTTCAGCACGATTAACATCACCGGGGACGTCACCTTCAGTCAGCCGCTGACAATCAACACGAACAGAATCAGAATCCCGTCGTATTCGGATGCTACAGCTTCTGGGAGCGACACGCAAAAGACCGAAATCAGAATCTATAACTCCCTTACAGTCAATCCAGCTGAAGGCGATACCATCGTTTTTGAGACGGTGTCAGGAGGCGATAGCTCATGGACTGGATTCGTTATTGAGGTTGAGGGCAATGCGCGGGTCTATGTAGAGGACGCAGTCATCCGAAACGCTTGGTGTGGCATGTGGCTCAACAACAATCCCACCGACACCATCCTCAACACTACGTTCGAGAACTGTCACTTGTTTGGTCTCAAGCTCGGCAGAGACTCGAATTACATAGCAGGATGTACGTTCAAGAATACGAAGTCGCTGCCTGGGACAGGGATCAGTAGCTTCTATGATCTTCGGGCAACGCAGATTGTCGATTGCTCATTCGAGGGTGTCAAGTACCCCATTTTTGCGTACTTCCGTGACAACGGATTGATAACTGGGTGCTCGTTTGATCGCGCTGGTGTGAGCATCGGCGCAACTCCGGCCGTCGAGACCTACATGGCATACGATCTGACATTGGAGGACTGTGACTTTGACAATTACGATGTCGCTATTGACGTAGGATATCGGTGCACGACTCAGGTGGAGTATTGTCGATTCGCCGCCAGTTCCCGCGGGAGTGACCATTCGATTTATGGCAACGCTAGCCAATCGCTCAGTACTGTACGAAACTGTTGTTTCCTTGGTGCGAATGACTCGTACGTGTTCGGCGACACTTCCACCATCGACCTTGGTACCTTGGCCGATTACGGACTGAACTACTTTGAATTGGTGATCCTATCTAGCAAACTCCCTGATGACGATACGATTCCAACGTACTTCATTGAGAACGCGTCACAAACGACCATGCAAGCGTGCGGCAATGTCTTTGATACAGACATTGGTGGTTTCGCCTACATTTCTCAGTATCTGAGCGGCCCCATCAACTACGATTCAAGTGACATTATTATATTGGGATCACAAGGTGATCAATACTATGACTACTGCATTTGGGAGGAGGGGATGATTGGACACAAAGTCTCGCTCGCTTCAAGCGATCCGATCACGCCCGACGCTTTCCAACTGAACCAGAACTATCCAAATCCGTTCAATCCTTCTACCCAGATCAGCTTCACGCTGCCCCGTCAGTCAAGCGTGACTATTGAGATCTTCAATGTATTGGGCCAACGGCTTAGGACCTTGTTTGACGGCAATCTTCCTGCTGGCGATCACGTCCTTCAGTGGGACGGAACGACCGGTGGTGGAGAACGCGTTGCCTCTGGTGTCTACTTCTACCGCGTGTCAACGCCTGAGGTCATTGAATCAAAGAAGATGGTGTTACTGAAGTAGCAAGGGAATGAGGTGAATCATATGTTTCATAGAACTAGACTGGGAAGCTGGACAACGCTACTGGCGATCTGCTTGTTGTCAGTCCCCGCTTACGCAGGGTATATCGAACTTCATGCGACCGACGCAGTTTCACTCGAGGGAGCCAACGCAGGTGGAGTCAATCCTCAGGCAGTCCGATTTGACATGTCCCAATTGCCCGAGGGCATTGTCATTGATCTCGCGGAGATCTCGTTTCCGGTGACGGTTGACACTCTGCGCTCGCACTCGGCTGTGATTGAGGGTCGACCTATTCTGGAGCAATGGGCAACTCTTAGCCCTCAGCAACAGGAACGCCCGCAGGCTTCAGACTCACTGAGAACGAATGTGCGGGTAGATGTTCGTTACGGTACCAACGCTGAGGCGAAGTTGACTCGGGTAGTACAGGGATGGTATGATGGATCCTTGACTAACAATGGACTTCTTCTCGAGACTCTCGGATCGAACGCAGAGATTGTTGACTTGCCGACACCGAACGTCGGCTTAATCGTTCTCAGAGTCTATTTCACACGTCAAGCGCCAGGACAGGAATAGTTCGAACGGAGGGCAATGAGTTCGGCGGGCCGCTCTTCCTTTGAGTCGGGCGGTCCTTGCCGCTAGTTCCCGCACAAAGAGAACCGTCTGGTATCTTTGGTTGCGCTCGCCGTTCTAACCGCCTTCTAACCGCGAAGTGTGTCGAAGTGCACTGAACTGCATCGAACTTCACCGAAGTGCAGCGAACTTAACCTTTGATAGGGCAGGAGATTAGGCGTATATTGTGGTCTTTGAGAGGCTTGTGCAAAGTCGAGAACGGCGAATCCCAGCCTCTCCGCTATGATCTGTTAAAGCCGCAATTGTTCTCATCCTGCGGTAACTCACAGGTCGAACCTCATGCGAAAAGTTCTGAGTTCTGGACAGCAAAGGCCGCTTTTGTCTTCGAGATCGAACTTCAACCTGTAAGACGTGCGTCTTGGAAGCAAAGCCCGCTGGCGCAATACCAGGGCATCCCTCAACTGTTCTTCTTCGAAGCGACTGTATCGAGTAGCCACGCGTACCAGTCTTCCAGTCCGTTGCCGTTCAGGCAGGAAGTCTAGATTACTTTCAGATTGCCATTGATGAAGAGACCATTGCTCTTGACCCGTTCCAAATCGAAATCGGAGGACCCGAGCAGATCAGTCTTATCGATGACAAGGACTGAGGAGCGACGGAACATTGATGGATGTTTCAGCGGCTTGTCGTCGCCTCTAGTCGTACTAATCAGAGCAACTTTCATGTCCTCGCCGAGATCGTAACTGGCCGGGCAGACCAGGTTCCCGACGTTTTCTATAAACAGGAGATCGATACCGTCCAGACTGGGTCGATCGAAAGCCTTGCTTATCATTTTGGCATCGAGATGACAGACACTTCCGGTCACAATCGGCTGGATCATTGTCCCGCCTGCCTTCTTAAGCCTTTCGGCATCGTTTTCGGTTTGGACGTCGCCCGCTATCATAGCTATTTTGAGTCTGTCGTTTAGGGCCCTGAACGTCCCCTCCAGAAGGCTGGTCTTCCCGGAACCGGGCGAACTAACCACATTCAGCGCCACGATTCTTCTTCGGCACAACTCCTGTCGAATCGCTCGGGCCAGACGATCATTCTCTGACAGGACTTATTGTTCTGTTGCGACTCTTTCACTCATACTGACCATCACATGTGTAAAAGGAGAATTGTCAGGGCCCGGAGATATAGACAATATCCAACTCGTCTCCCTGATCTATTTCCAGATCAACGCCCCCGCAATGACAACAGAAAAAAGTATACCCTTCGATTTCGACTGTCTTTCCACAGGTTTGACCTACACCTCGCACCGGAACGCGCTCGACTGAGATTTTCACTCCAGCCATGTGGGTGTCCACGGTTGAGGCCTCGACAGCGAACCGAAGGGCTTCGTGATCGGCGCCTGACAGGGCGCCAACTCTCAGACCTATTTCCTCGACTTGAGCGATATCGCTTTCTGTCGTTCCTTATTCCACGGGATTGATTGTCTCCAGTGCGATAGACGGTTCGTGCATCCGAGATTCTCAGTCTCAAGGTCAGAAATCAGTTCAATAATTGCCATTCAGGCAGAGGCAGTATTTCATTGGTCATGGCACATGAGACAAAATCCGCTCAGTCAGTTGATCGAGCGCCGCCACCACCTCTCCGGTCATTTCGGTTCCCATATCTTCAGTATTGACCACCTCCATCCCGACGATCAGAATTTCCTTGGGGAAACAGACATTCAGTTCGCGAGCCAGCCTTATGAGCTCCGGGATACCGGTAAAGTGAGGCGAAGGATTGTCGATCGGGTTCAGGCGGCCCGTTTCGATGTCGAGGATTGTCCCGGCCGGATGTCGCCCGGTCTTGACGGCATCGACGATTATCGCCTTCTCATAGCCGATCAGCAGATCGAGCAAAGCAACGCCGTGAAGGCCGGTTTCCACATAGTCGGCCTGCCCGGGGGCAATCTGCGCGGATCTCCGAAC comes from Candidatus Zixiibacteriota bacterium and encodes:
- a CDS encoding hydrogenase maturation protease, translating into MKQKTVVIGLGNELFGDDAVGLLAVRRSAQIAPGQADYVETGLHGVALLDLLIGYEKAIIVDAVKTGRHPAGTILDIETGRLNPIDNPSPHFTGIPELIRLARELNVCFPKEILIVGMEVVNTEDMGTEMTGEVVAALDQLTERILSHVP
- a CDS encoding right-handed parallel beta-helix repeat-containing protein; the protein is MWYKVKPINDYVDSLAYFFLGAEVQNVGLSTDGSVFSVTGVDSIKSRRFGESTSFLQVAHMTYNSEDYLYVLNSRVDDGTWGLVDSQTVDFFASGEGLYRFVDVYTGEADTLWDSCGVVQWSKHLDPGKAVLVRYEAVRATWSGTLYDQWTWPRFSTINITGDVTFSQPLTINTNRIRIPSYSDATASGSDTQKTEIRIYNSLTVNPAEGDTIVFETVSGGDSSWTGFVIEVEGNARVYVEDAVIRNAWCGMWLNNNPTDTILNTTFENCHLFGLKLGRDSNYIAGCTFKNTKSLPGTGISSFYDLRATQIVDCSFEGVKYPIFAYFRDNGLITGCSFDRAGVSIGATPAVETYMAYDLTLEDCDFDNYDVAIDVGYRCTTQVEYCRFAASSRGSDHSIYGNASQSLSTVRNCCFLGANDSYVFGDTSTIDLGTLADYGLNYFELVILSSKLPDDDTIPTYFIENASQTTMQACGNVFDTDIGGFAYISQYLSGPINYDSSDIIILGSQGDQYYDYCIWEEGMIGHKVSLASSDPITPDAFQLNQNYPNPFNPSTQISFTLPRQSSVTIEIFNVLGQRLRTLFDGNLPAGDHVLQWDGTTGGGERVASGVYFYRVSTPEVIESKKMVLLK
- the hypB gene encoding hydrogenase nickel incorporation protein HypB, giving the protein MSENDRLARAIRQELCRRRIVALNVVSSPGSGKTSLLEGTFRALNDRLKIAMIAGDVQTENDAERLKKAGGTMIQPIVTGSVCHLDAKMISKAFDRPSLDGIDLLFIENVGNLVCPASYDLGEDMKVALISTTRGDDKPLKHPSMFRRSSVLVIDKTDLLGSSDFDLERVKSNGLFINGNLKVI